One Gloeothece verrucosa PCC 7822 DNA window includes the following coding sequences:
- a CDS encoding GAF domain-containing protein, with product MPEKTRIEELVNLSESPDKILANLLPILVNLLHCDRCFLYLRDPETKLGKTAFCWCRSQEIPDVTHLQIEKEPVSLPAEDPLFAAALRTEPSIFVEDVETASRDQVNRDFEAKNFGHRALIHAHLCENNQLWGILQPCVFGQPRHWSDFDRELIDQVVKLITPVAITYVKSEIRGSL from the coding sequence ATGCCAGAAAAAACTAGAATAGAAGAGTTAGTAAATTTAAGCGAAAGTCCAGACAAAATTTTAGCAAATTTATTACCCATTTTAGTAAATCTACTTCATTGTGATCGCTGTTTTCTTTATCTGAGAGACCCTGAAACAAAACTTGGAAAAACCGCTTTTTGCTGGTGTCGTAGCCAAGAAATTCCGGACGTAACTCATCTTCAAATAGAAAAAGAACCCGTGTCTTTACCCGCAGAAGATCCTTTATTTGCCGCCGCATTAAGAACTGAACCCTCAATTTTTGTGGAAGATGTAGAAACAGCTTCTCGAGATCAAGTGAATCGAGATTTTGAAGCAAAAAATTTTGGACATCGCGCCCTGATTCACGCTCATCTATGTGAAAATAATCAGTTATGGGGAATTTTACAACCTTGTGTTTTTGGACAACCTCGCCATTGGAGTGATTTTGATCGTGAACTCATTGATCAAGTGGTGAAACTGATTACGCCG
- a CDS encoding mechanosensitive ion channel family protein yields the protein MKKKLLIFITLVIFTLGLIVISPLAYSQTKGQSGDKIDGFPVVLNDSKLFIIQKGVGSFTAQERAETISKRLEKIAQDSSITIDKFTVEQQPDATNIVVNNKVLLTITQKDARAAREPELELAEHYLEILKNAVEQYRKERTPAYIILALVHSIIATLLIVVVFWAINLLSPRLQTLINSWREEHIPPLRFQNLELISAQKMTDIIISFIKFIRSLIFLSLIFIYIPFVFSFFPLTRPFGQRFISYFFRAIQLIVDSFIGYFPNVFIIAVVAITTFYTNRFLNFIFDEIERGNISFPGFYQDWARPTYNILRFLVIALAAVFVFPYLPGSNSPAFQGISVFLGILFSLGSTSAVANTVGGIILIYTRAFQIGDRVKIGEIIGDIEEKTLLVTRIRTPKNVLVTLPNSTLLSSNIINFSASARETKIPLVLNTTITLGYDAPWRKVHETLIQAAKATKHILENPAPFVLQTALNDFYVSYELNAYTHTTRGLDQIYSELHQNIQDKCNEADIEIMSPQYTALRDGNHTTIPANYLPQDYTAPGFHIESDNHSSKNS from the coding sequence ATGAAAAAAAAATTACTAATTTTTATAACCCTTGTTATTTTTACCCTGGGATTAATTGTTATTTCTCCGTTGGCTTATTCTCAAACTAAAGGTCAATCAGGAGATAAAATTGATGGGTTTCCCGTTGTTTTGAATGATTCTAAACTTTTTATAATCCAAAAAGGGGTAGGATCTTTTACCGCCCAAGAAAGAGCAGAAACCATTAGTAAAAGATTAGAAAAAATTGCTCAAGATAGCTCTATTACTATTGATAAATTTACGGTAGAACAACAGCCAGATGCCACGAATATTGTCGTTAATAACAAAGTTTTGCTCACCATCACTCAGAAAGACGCTAGAGCCGCTCGCGAACCTGAGCTAGAACTCGCTGAACATTACTTAGAAATCCTCAAAAATGCGGTGGAGCAATATCGCAAAGAACGAACACCAGCCTATATAATTTTGGCTTTAGTTCATAGCATTATTGCCACCCTATTGATTGTGGTAGTTTTTTGGGCTATTAATCTTCTTTCTCCTCGGTTACAAACTTTAATCAATTCTTGGCGAGAAGAACATATACCGCCTCTAAGATTTCAAAACCTAGAACTAATTTCTGCTCAAAAAATGACTGATATAATTATCAGTTTTATTAAATTTATACGAAGTTTAATTTTTTTAAGCCTGATCTTTATTTACATCCCGTTTGTTTTTAGCTTTTTTCCTTTAACTCGCCCCTTTGGACAAAGATTCATTAGTTATTTTTTCAGAGCCATTCAACTAATAGTTGACTCTTTTATAGGGTATTTTCCTAATGTTTTCATTATTGCTGTCGTGGCGATTACAACTTTTTATACCAATCGGTTTTTAAACTTTATTTTTGATGAAATAGAAAGAGGAAATATATCTTTTCCCGGTTTCTATCAAGATTGGGCACGACCTACCTATAATATTTTAAGATTTTTAGTGATCGCCCTAGCGGCTGTTTTCGTTTTTCCCTATTTACCTGGCTCGAATTCTCCGGCTTTTCAAGGAATTTCAGTTTTCTTAGGGATTCTATTTTCCCTGGGTTCTACTTCGGCAGTAGCTAACACCGTAGGAGGAATTATACTGATTTATACTCGTGCATTTCAAATAGGAGATCGGGTAAAAATCGGAGAGATTATCGGAGATATCGAAGAAAAAACCCTGTTAGTGACTCGCATTCGCACACCTAAAAATGTATTAGTTACTCTTCCTAATTCGACTTTACTCAGTAGCAACATTATTAATTTTAGTGCCTCGGCCAGAGAAACCAAAATTCCCTTAGTATTAAACACCACCATTACATTAGGTTATGACGCGCCTTGGCGTAAAGTGCATGAGACTTTAATTCAAGCGGCTAAAGCAACAAAACATATTCTAGAAAATCCTGCACCATTTGTCTTACAAACTGCCTTAAATGATTTTTATGTCAGTTATGAACTGAATGCTTATACTCATACCACCAGAGGACTTGATCAGATTTATTCAGAACTTCACCAAAATATTCAAGATAAATGTAATGAAGCGGATATTGAAATTATGTCTCCCCAATACACAGCACTGCGAGACGGAAATCATACCACAATCCCTGCCAATTATTTACCTCAAGATTATACTGCCCCCGGTTTTCACATCGAGTCCGACAATCACTCTTCTAAAAATTCATAA
- a CDS encoding photosystem II protein Y, translating to MDWRVLIVVAPLLIAASWALFNIGAAAIRQVQEFLNRDKLA from the coding sequence ATGGACTGGAGAGTTTTAATCGTCGTAGCACCCCTGCTGATTGCTGCTAGTTGGGCACTCTTTAATATTGGTGCGGCTGCTATTAGACAAGTTCAAGAGTTCTTAAATAGAGATAAGTTAGCTTAA
- a CDS encoding gamma carbonic anhydrase family protein produces the protein MQDKFFQQPTFWPPVDLKRAAFVAPNAVVVGQVSLERGSSVWYHAVIRGDVERIDIGAYTNIQDGAVLHGDPGKITKLEEYVTIGHRAVVHAAHVERASLIGIGAVILDGVRIGEGSIIGAGCIVTKDVPPRSLMVGVPARRVREVSPQEVEDLIAHALRYEKLALVHAGVGTDTGFTGVTD, from the coding sequence ATGCAAGATAAATTTTTCCAACAGCCGACGTTTTGGCCCCCTGTGGACCTCAAAAGGGCAGCTTTTGTTGCGCCTAATGCTGTAGTCGTGGGCCAAGTTTCTCTGGAGCGTGGCTCTAGCGTTTGGTATCATGCAGTGATCCGGGGCGATGTAGAACGCATTGACATTGGAGCTTATACCAATATTCAAGATGGAGCCGTCTTACACGGAGATCCTGGCAAAATTACCAAATTAGAAGAGTATGTTACCATTGGACATCGGGCAGTGGTTCATGCGGCTCATGTGGAACGGGCTAGTCTGATTGGAATTGGTGCTGTAATTTTAGATGGCGTTCGCATCGGAGAAGGCAGTATTATCGGAGCCGGCTGTATTGTCACAAAAGATGTGCCGCCGCGCTCGCTGATGGTGGGTGTGCCGGCTCGACGAGTGCGAGAAGTTTCGCCCCAAGAGGTAGAAGACTTAATCGCTCATGCCCTGCGTTATGAGAAACTAGCTTTAGTCCATGCAGGCGTTGGTACAGATACCGGATTCACAGGAGTTACAGATTAA
- a CDS encoding TIGR02652 family protein, with product MNSSLQYPIFGPEIHCPHCRQTIPALTLTDTYLCPRHGAFEANPENGELIHLQSGRHWRRWNGEWYRQHTHPDGIRFEIHEALDRLYTQGFRATKVIIASRYKELVSAYLERNTPWRGNGESQLPRLYGLPVEFSADPPNEPCWEVINFDLEKEPGVPKRYPYFRLFE from the coding sequence ATGAATTCAAGTTTACAATACCCTATATTCGGTCCCGAAATCCATTGTCCCCATTGTCGCCAAACTATTCCAGCCCTGACTTTGACGGATACTTATCTGTGTCCGCGTCATGGTGCATTTGAAGCCAATCCGGAAAACGGAGAATTAATTCATCTTCAATCTGGAAGACATTGGCGACGTTGGAATGGCGAATGGTATAGACAACATACTCATCCTGATGGCATTCGCTTTGAAATCCATGAAGCCTTAGACCGGCTTTATACTCAAGGTTTCCGCGCGACTAAAGTCATTATTGCCAGTCGTTATAAGGAGTTAGTTAGTGCCTATTTAGAACGTAATACCCCTTGGCGTGGTAACGGGGAATCCCAACTGCCCAGACTCTACGGTCTTCCTGTAGAATTTAGTGCTGATCCTCCTAATGAACCCTGTTGGGAGGTGATTAACTTTGACCTGGAAAAAGAACCCGGCGTTCCTAAACGTTATCCTTACTTCCGTCTTTTTGAATAA
- a CDS encoding VOC family protein, which yields MHHASIRTADIHRAIAFYEILGFTVNERFTTGYTLACWMEGLGGRIELIQIPEPKPAPDAFADEHYVGYYHVSFDLTDLACDLPNWLNQLTAKYADAARLNPQQIKPLKILLDPMQQMIGDKVYEVAFIADPDGLPLEFIRVINRV from the coding sequence ATGCACCATGCTTCTATTCGGACTGCCGATATCCACCGAGCAATCGCCTTTTATGAAATCCTCGGATTTACGGTAAACGAGCGTTTTACCACAGGTTATACCCTCGCCTGTTGGATGGAAGGGTTAGGGGGACGTATCGAGTTAATCCAAATTCCTGAACCTAAACCCGCTCCTGATGCCTTTGCTGATGAACATTATGTAGGGTATTACCACGTTTCTTTCGATCTAACGGATCTGGCTTGCGATTTACCTAATTGGTTAAATCAGTTAACCGCCAAGTATGCTGATGCAGCACGGCTCAACCCCCAACAGATTAAACCGTTGAAGATCTTATTAGACCCCATGCAGCAAATGATCGGTGATAAAGTTTATGAAGTCGCTTTTATTGCCGATCCCGATGGGTTACCGTTAGAGTTTATTCGAGTTATTAATCGGGTTTGA
- a CDS encoding DUF1816 domain-containing protein, translated as MKKKTLRLSKYMASNFKNSRELSILNQFDSAPAIAGALSQDSQLPWWVVINNHFSNYNYYFGPFTEWEEAALFHCHYMEDTVIDQPEEIKVVIKQCQPENFIIRHPFRLPSKIKA; from the coding sequence ATGAAGAAAAAAACATTACGCTTGTCTAAATATATGGCTTCAAATTTTAAAAATAGTCGTGAATTGAGTATTTTAAATCAATTCGACTCAGCCCCAGCTATTGCAGGTGCTTTATCTCAAGACAGCCAGCTTCCTTGGTGGGTAGTTATTAACAATCATTTTTCTAATTATAACTATTATTTTGGGCCTTTTACTGAGTGGGAAGAAGCAGCTTTATTTCACTGTCACTACATGGAAGATACAGTGATAGACCAACCTGAAGAAATTAAAGTTGTGATCAAACAGTGTCAGCCAGAAAATTTCATCATTCGTCACCCTTTCAGACTCCCTTCAAAAATTAAAGCTTAA
- a CDS encoding CPBP family glutamic-type intramembrane protease, with translation MGIKINKIRFQKWVALFLLTFGLIFFLFPRPQSHSLSVSNYAISTRASFNQPSYYPVPQTLNPTIYKPIAPWVGRLILPSVEQLQAPDAQSIGSDWVWLEVYHAPPSSENLVGSIVRLSWEQNPQLEFYRQLVTTNVQFSQQAIKSQQEGLVLPSRLNGRSLVGPLQSLAGARPNDDVIVGFDGVQVTQKPQASAVLLLEQVPIEVTGQYYGLVKIEGTDAQLKNIPSSCPGNSLCPNEFFRVRHYNPNSGQFDGAAETIRIPQQPVLKEGRFASTPRELEKSPVGQAGWYIYGAKDQKGIFTVQALKPRALFQLKPEQIILGRQNGLSYLSNSQWKDTPQLKGTGQSILISPNATNSQEALQQWKEGDYGLVIHLFGGIGGKKGESFVMDTVTGHFAYGIARVIRDPFTNELQFDITYEQVYAHNTEGIIAGEQTWTTFMGNLERGWLNTRPVSDIILKLEAITTEYNFDGIRLLPLQELVRQLQIMAARYRTGDGTGYAAVTPATSCVQDSNQALYIAIEKIKKTVSSTQIKDWLPKNPDSETSQKFKQLTGLGKALEVVLTPQGVVRTDWKDNAQFLSGIQKNQYFVSDQSLLSILLSWRSMLPKRSHEEISRIFLEQNAQLWVIRTNQNGGWNPDIFPVAPTLLFGNIPIISTVLRRILVAAVTIPRPQDWLIGLGILLLYAAIALPLGFSKGFLQWSPFQGSKSSLLLKIAITFVSPAVIEEILFRVVFLPHFVENFSIWQWLAWGLISLFLFVIYHPLNAKTFYKQGYPTFFEPTFLILTGILGLFCTIAYGLTGSLWIIVIIHWIVVITWLFLLGGEGKLVPSADPLTTSLIVEK, from the coding sequence ATGGGGATAAAAATCAATAAAATTCGTTTTCAAAAGTGGGTGGCTCTTTTTTTACTTACGTTCGGTCTGATTTTTTTCTTATTTCCTAGACCCCAATCTCACAGCCTATCTGTTTCTAACTATGCTATTAGTACGAGAGCGTCTTTTAATCAGCCGAGTTACTATCCGGTCCCACAAACCCTTAACCCAACAATCTACAAACCCATTGCGCCTTGGGTAGGACGTTTGATTTTACCTAGCGTCGAACAGCTTCAAGCGCCCGATGCTCAATCTATTGGTTCAGATTGGGTGTGGCTAGAAGTGTATCATGCTCCTCCTTCTTCTGAAAATTTAGTTGGCTCGATCGTGCGATTAAGTTGGGAGCAAAACCCGCAATTAGAATTTTATCGGCAATTAGTCACTACTAATGTTCAGTTTAGCCAGCAGGCGATTAAGTCACAACAAGAGGGTTTAGTGCTTCCTTCTCGTCTCAATGGTCGTTCTCTTGTGGGCCCTCTTCAATCTTTAGCGGGTGCTAGACCTAATGATGATGTTATTGTGGGTTTTGATGGGGTTCAGGTGACTCAAAAGCCGCAAGCTTCTGCGGTGCTTCTCCTGGAACAAGTCCCTATAGAAGTTACTGGTCAATATTATGGCTTAGTTAAAATTGAAGGAACTGATGCTCAACTGAAAAATATTCCTTCCTCCTGTCCGGGAAATTCTCTTTGTCCTAACGAATTTTTCCGCGTTCGTCATTATAATCCCAATTCGGGACAATTTGATGGAGCGGCTGAAACGATTCGCATTCCTCAACAACCGGTCTTAAAAGAGGGCCGTTTTGCTTCTACTCCTCGAGAACTAGAAAAATCACCAGTTGGTCAAGCCGGTTGGTATATTTATGGCGCAAAAGATCAAAAAGGAATTTTTACAGTACAAGCGCTCAAACCTCGCGCTCTTTTTCAATTGAAACCTGAACAAATTATTTTAGGCCGACAAAATGGCTTAAGTTATCTATCTAACTCTCAATGGAAAGATACACCCCAATTAAAAGGGACGGGCCAAAGTATCCTGATTTCTCCAAATGCGACTAATAGCCAAGAAGCTTTGCAACAATGGAAAGAGGGTGATTATGGTTTAGTAATTCATCTATTTGGGGGTATTGGCGGCAAAAAAGGAGAATCTTTTGTTATGGATACAGTAACCGGTCATTTTGCCTATGGCATTGCCCGGGTTATTCGTGATCCTTTTACGAACGAGTTACAGTTTGATATTACCTATGAACAAGTTTATGCCCATAATACTGAGGGCATTATCGCAGGAGAGCAAACTTGGACGACTTTTATGGGGAACTTAGAGCGGGGTTGGTTAAATACTCGCCCAGTTTCCGATATTATCCTCAAGTTAGAGGCCATTACCACTGAATATAATTTTGATGGTATTCGTTTATTGCCGCTTCAAGAACTGGTGCGACAATTACAAATTATGGCGGCTCGTTATCGTACAGGAGACGGGACAGGATACGCGGCAGTTACGCCGGCTACTTCTTGTGTTCAAGATTCTAATCAAGCGCTTTATATTGCTATTGAAAAGATCAAAAAAACGGTTAGTTCTACTCAAATTAAAGATTGGCTCCCAAAAAATCCTGATTCTGAAACCAGCCAAAAATTTAAGCAGCTAACAGGGTTAGGAAAAGCGTTAGAAGTTGTCCTTACTCCTCAAGGGGTGGTGCGGACTGACTGGAAAGATAATGCTCAGTTTTTATCGGGAATTCAAAAAAATCAATACTTTGTTAGCGATCAATCTTTATTGAGTATTTTATTAAGTTGGCGCTCCATGTTACCGAAACGCTCCCACGAGGAAATTTCGCGGATTTTCCTTGAGCAAAATGCACAACTTTGGGTGATTCGCACGAATCAAAATGGCGGTTGGAATCCTGATATTTTTCCGGTAGCACCGACTCTCTTATTTGGCAATATTCCGATTATTTCTACTGTTCTACGTCGTATTCTGGTGGCGGCTGTGACTATTCCTCGTCCTCAAGATTGGTTAATTGGGTTAGGCATTTTGTTACTTTATGCCGCTATTGCTCTTCCTTTAGGGTTCTCAAAAGGGTTTTTACAGTGGAGTCCTTTTCAGGGATCGAAGAGTTCACTTTTATTAAAAATAGCGATTACTTTTGTTTCTCCGGCTGTCATTGAAGAAATATTATTTAGAGTGGTTTTCTTGCCTCATTTTGTCGAAAATTTTTCTATTTGGCAATGGTTAGCTTGGGGTTTGATTAGCTTATTTTTGTTTGTGATTTATCATCCTTTAAATGCTAAAACTTTTTATAAACAGGGCTATCCAACTTTTTTTGAGCCGACTTTTTTAATTTTAACGGGTATTCTAGGACTGTTCTGTACTATAGCTTACGGGTTGACAGGTTCTTTGTGGATTATCGTTATTATTCACTGGATTGTGGTTATAACTTGGTTATTTTTATTAGGAGGTGAGGGCAAATTAGTCCCTAGTGCCGATCCTTTAACGACTTCTCTAATTGTTGAGAAATAA
- the ureA gene encoding urease subunit gamma: MQLSPQEKDKLLIFTAALVAERRRARGLKLNYPEAVAYISAAILEGAREGRTVEELMSYGTTLLGKDDVMEGIPEMIHEVQIEATFPDGTKLVTVHEPIRLSAVPLVSSVET, from the coding sequence ATGCAACTATCACCACAAGAAAAGGATAAATTACTCATCTTTACGGCGGCATTAGTGGCAGAAAGACGCAGAGCAAGAGGATTAAAACTCAATTATCCTGAAGCAGTGGCCTATATTTCTGCGGCTATTTTAGAAGGAGCAAGAGAAGGTAGAACCGTAGAAGAATTAATGAGTTACGGGACAACTCTTCTAGGAAAAGATGATGTCATGGAAGGAATTCCAGAAATGATTCACGAGGTACAAATAGAAGCGACCTTTCCAGATGGAACAAAATTAGTCACCGTACACGAACCTATCCGTTTATCGGCAGTGCCTCTTGTCAGTTCAGTAGAAACTTAA
- a CDS encoding urease subunit beta, producing MIPGEIITQPDEIELNAGQETLKIMVSNRGDRPIQVGSHYHFFEVNFALEFYEIDPNTKNLIYIDRSDLHNKTRGMRLNIPAGCAVRFEPGDIKAVELVPFGGERKIYGFKGLLNGPLD from the coding sequence ATGATTCCAGGCGAAATTATTACCCAACCCGACGAAATCGAACTCAATGCAGGGCAAGAAACCCTAAAAATAATGGTATCCAATCGAGGAGATCGCCCGATCCAAGTGGGGTCACATTACCACTTTTTCGAGGTTAATTTTGCCCTTGAATTCTACGAAATTGATCCCAATACAAAAAACCTCATTTACATTGACCGCTCGGACCTTCACAATAAAACTCGAGGAATGCGTTTAAATATCCCTGCTGGATGTGCCGTCAGATTTGAACCCGGGGATATCAAAGCAGTAGAATTAGTGCCTTTTGGGGGAGAGCGAAAAATTTATGGGTTTAAAGGACTCCTTAACGGGCCATTAGACTAA
- the ureG gene encoding urease accessory protein UreG: MSKSVARLGVGGPVGSGKTALLECIIPRLIKRGIEIAVVTNDLLTTEDADRLKRKGFLAAERIIGVETGSCPHTAIREDPTMNLLAVKDLELRYPELDLIFIESGGDNLASTFSYDLIDSYIFVLDVGAGDDIPRKKGPGFLQADLVVINKIDIAPYVGADLDLIRKEAPLNRGGKPIAYTNCKTGEGLESVLDFILKTVLFRSPSSLEN; encoded by the coding sequence ATGTCAAAATCAGTAGCAAGACTAGGAGTAGGGGGACCCGTAGGAAGCGGCAAAACAGCACTTTTAGAGTGTATAATTCCCCGATTAATCAAAAGAGGAATTGAGATCGCAGTAGTTACCAATGACTTACTGACTACTGAAGACGCAGATCGCCTGAAACGGAAAGGATTTTTAGCGGCTGAACGCATTATCGGCGTAGAAACGGGTAGCTGTCCCCATACGGCCATCAGGGAAGACCCGACCATGAATTTATTAGCCGTTAAAGATTTAGAATTACGCTACCCAGAATTAGACCTAATCTTTATTGAAAGTGGGGGAGATAATTTAGCTTCTACCTTTAGCTACGATTTGATAGATTCCTATATTTTTGTGCTTGATGTCGGCGCAGGCGATGATATTCCTCGCAAAAAAGGCCCCGGTTTTCTGCAAGCTGATCTTGTGGTCATTAATAAAATAGATATCGCCCCTTATGTAGGAGCAGATTTAGATTTAATCCGTAAAGAAGCCCCCTTAAATCGTGGAGGAAAACCGATTGCTTATACTAATTGCAAAACCGGAGAAGGATTAGAAAGTGTGCTGGATTTTATTCTTAAAACCGTTCTGTTTCGTAGCCCTTCAAGCTTGGAAAACTAA
- a CDS encoding urease accessory protein UreD gives MLTGKNLEIKTQCDRNGQTIVAHQYTRYPLGISRAFRLDRTNLNRAYLYITSISPGLLANDQLNISLELGANSELYLTDQSATKVHPMQTLGSKATTNYQVEILEEAALEFVPEPIILFKNATLEQKIRIKCHPTAQLFWSEIILPGRLAREEYYEFNSYFNHLEVRSLSGELWFTDAMRLEGKNNLFKDNHLFSSAPILGNIIIIIPQINLELILKTLEKIESDLMIGTSILPQQKGLLIRIIAHSTPQLKSYLQDVLNCLRHLRDYCRVC, from the coding sequence GTGCTAACCGGGAAAAACCTAGAAATCAAAACCCAATGTGATCGCAACGGTCAAACAATAGTTGCTCATCAGTACACCCGCTATCCCTTGGGCATTTCTAGAGCCTTTCGTTTGGATCGGACTAATCTTAACCGCGCTTATCTCTATATTACGAGTATCTCACCGGGATTATTAGCCAATGATCAGTTAAATATATCCTTAGAACTGGGCGCTAATAGTGAACTGTATCTAACGGATCAATCTGCTACTAAAGTTCATCCGATGCAGACTCTGGGATCAAAAGCCACTACTAATTATCAGGTGGAAATCTTAGAAGAAGCCGCTTTAGAATTTGTCCCTGAACCCATCATTTTGTTTAAAAATGCCACCTTAGAACAAAAAATACGCATCAAATGTCATCCAACAGCCCAACTTTTTTGGAGTGAAATTATTCTCCCTGGAAGACTAGCACGAGAAGAATATTATGAATTTAATTCTTATTTTAATCACCTAGAAGTTAGGTCCCTATCTGGAGAGCTATGGTTTACTGATGCCATGCGTTTAGAAGGAAAAAATAATCTTTTTAAAGATAATCATCTATTTTCCTCAGCCCCTATTTTAGGTAATATAATTATAATTATACCTCAAATAAACCTTGAATTAATCCTAAAAACCTTAGAAAAAATCGAATCAGATCTAATGATTGGAACCTCAATTTTACCTCAACAAAAAGGCTTATTAATTAGAATTATAGCTCATAGCACACCCCAACTAAAAAGCTATCTGCAAGATGTTTTAAACTGCCTGCGACATTTAAGAGACTACTGTAGGGTGTGTTAG
- a CDS encoding urease accessory protein UreE, which produces MIELAETYLGNITENSSLSQRIEKALSDENCLKVYLNHTDSGKGRIHTHTTCGKEIGIVKSRDWSLQEGDVFETQQGKLLLVHLEQQKLMVIRFNLPVNHPINLVHLGHVLGNHHWPIIVQNDKLYVHLAADEEVIEKTIRNFSIPGLEISYEWRRSGDKLVFCENKDHHH; this is translated from the coding sequence ATGATTGAACTAGCAGAAACTTACCTCGGCAATATCACAGAGAATAGTAGCCTATCTCAACGGATAGAAAAAGCTCTGTCTGATGAAAATTGTTTAAAAGTTTATCTCAATCACACTGATAGCGGCAAAGGTCGTATACATACTCATACTACCTGTGGCAAGGAAATTGGCATTGTTAAAAGTCGAGATTGGAGTTTACAGGAAGGGGATGTTTTTGAAACTCAACAGGGTAAATTATTGTTGGTTCATCTAGAACAGCAAAAGTTAATGGTAATTCGTTTTAATTTACCAGTAAATCATCCGATTAATTTAGTTCATTTGGGCCATGTTTTGGGAAATCATCATTGGCCAATTATCGTACAGAATGATAAGCTCTATGTTCATTTAGCGGCTGATGAGGAGGTGATAGAGAAAACTATCCGTAATTTTTCCATTCCGGGTTTAGAGATTAGTTATGAATGGCGAAGAAGTGGTGATAAATTAGTTTTTTGTGAAAATAAAGATCATCATCATTAA
- a CDS encoding urease accessory protein UreF: MNNFSLSQLFVLMQLSDSFFPSGSFTLSHGLEALVQEGQLHSWEDVLVFLRLLLLNKIATADVVALIHAYRGSAKDDLDAVRAADAQLFAQTLIEKTREMGRKSGRALLMVACQTWPDSQLETLEIEATNGKIYALHPVIFAVVGRVAGLSEENTVLAFSHSFVTGLLGAAIRLNVVGHLQAQKILRQLAPDLAAIYPIAAQLNLDQMWSCTPAIDLAQMRHKKLAYRSFAS; encoded by the coding sequence ATGAATAATTTTTCTTTGTCTCAATTATTTGTTTTGATGCAGTTGTCGGATTCTTTTTTTCCTTCTGGTTCTTTTACGCTTTCTCATGGATTAGAAGCTTTGGTGCAAGAAGGCCAATTGCATTCATGGGAAGATGTACTGGTTTTTTTGCGGCTGTTGTTGCTCAATAAGATAGCTACGGCGGATGTTGTGGCTTTAATTCATGCTTATCGAGGCAGTGCGAAGGATGATTTAGATGCGGTACGAGCGGCAGATGCTCAACTTTTTGCTCAAACTTTAATTGAAAAAACTCGAGAAATGGGACGCAAAAGTGGACGCGCTTTGCTGATGGTAGCCTGCCAAACTTGGCCAGATTCTCAACTAGAAACCCTAGAAATTGAGGCGACAAATGGTAAAATTTACGCTTTACATCCCGTGATTTTTGCTGTGGTTGGTAGAGTAGCCGGATTAAGTGAAGAAAATACTGTATTGGCATTTTCACATAGTTTTGTAACGGGTTTGTTAGGAGCGGCTATTCGCTTAAATGTAGTGGGACATCTACAAGCACAAAAAATTTTACGGCAATTAGCCCCCGATCTAGCAGCAATATACCCAATAGCGGCTCAATTAAATCTCGATCAAATGTGGTCTTGTACTCCAGCGATCGATCTTGCCCAAATGCGACATAAAAAACTCGCTTACCGTTCATTTGCTAGTTAG